The genomic DNA ATACGAGCTTGAAGCCCCATATGACTGTCACCCATCTCACCTTCAATTTCCGCTTTCGGTGTCAATGCTGCAACGGAGTCAACAACCAATACATCAATCGCACCAGAACGAGCTAATGCATCACAAATTTCCAACGCTTGCTCACCAGTATCTGGTTGAGAAACGAGTAGAGCATCAATGTTTACGCCCAGTTTTTGTGCGTAAATTGGGTCTAGTGCGTGTTCCGCATCGATGAAAGCACAAGTTTTACCTTCACGTTGTGCTGATGCAATCAGCTCTAGAGTCAGCGTTGTCTTACCTGATGATTCAGGACCATAGACTTCGACTATACGACCCATAGGCAAACCACCAGCACCTAGAGCGATATCTAGAGATAGCGAGCCGGTAGAAATAGTTTCTACGTCCATGGTGCGGTTATCACCAAGGCGCATGATTGAACCTTTACCGAATTGCTTTTCTATTTGACCAAGTGCCGCCGCCAGCGCTTTTTGCTTGTTATCGTCCATTTTATGCTCCATGGAATCAGGTATTTCTATTTAATGAATCAATTATTACTGTTAATTCATACAGTGTCTAGATGAAAAAGCGTTTTTTTTGCGATTAGTACGCTTTTAGATGTTTTTCATATACTTTTCAATAAGTTGAAGAGAATGATAAACAGACTGATTTCTCACTTGAGTTCGATCCCCAACAAAAAGACAGCGTTGTACCTGTATAATGCCCCCCCCTACCGCTAAAGCAAAACACACAGTGCCCACGGGCTTATCTTCACTGCCTCCACCTGGGCCTGCAATACCAGTAATAGAAACGGCAAGCTGTGCACGAGAGTTTTGTACAGCCCCTAATGCCATCTCTGTGGCGACTTCTTCACTCACGGCACCAAAGCGCAACAATGATTGGGCTTCTACCCCGAGCATTTCCATTTTGGCTTCATTGCTATAAGTCACAAAAGAGCGATCAAACCACGCAGAGCTTCCGGCAATTTCAGTAATGGCCTGAGCAACACCGCCACCGGTGCATGATTCGGCTGTTGTCATTAGGTAACCCTGCTTTTTGAGCAATTGACCCACACGATGACTTAAATTATCCAACGAAGTTTCAGACATTTGCTTAATTCACTTTACCGCCTATTTAAGATTCATTTATCCTAAGCCCCATTAGAGCCAATGAAAAGCAGCAGAATCTATTATGTCGGTAAAATCAAAGCCAAAGCACACGCCCATGATGCAGCAATATCATAAACTTAAAGCAGAGAATCCACAGATCTTGCTTTTTTACCGCATGGGGGATTTTTATGAAATGTTTTATGATGATGCAAAAAAAGCATCTCAACTCTTAGATATTTCATTAACCAAGCGTGGCGCCTCAGCGGGAGAGCCCATTCCAATGGCAGGTGTCCCCTTTCATGCCGTTGAAGGTTACCTAGCCAAACTCGTTCAGCTAGGTGAGTCTGTTGCTATCTGTGAACAAATTGGCGATCCCGCGACGTCAAAAGGGCCCGTTGAACGAAAAGTGGTACGCATTATCACTCCCGGTACCGTAACCGATGAAGCCTTGCTCACGGAACGTATTGATAATTTGATTGCCGCCATTTATCAACAAGACGGTAAATTTGGTTACGCTACGCTCGATATTACCTCAGGACGCTTTTTAATTAGTGAGCCTGAAACCGAAGAAGCCATGTTAGCGGAACTGCAACGCACAAGCCCAAAAGAGCTGTTATTCCCTGAAGATTTTGCCCCTGTACAATTGATGGAAGGGCGCCACGGCAATCGTCGTAGGCCAGTATGGGAGTTTGAACTGCAAACGGCAAAGCAGCAG from Vibrio rarus includes the following:
- the recA gene encoding recombinase RecA, whose product is MEHKMDDNKQKALAAALGQIEKQFGKGSIMRLGDNRTMDVETISTGSLSLDIALGAGGLPMGRIVEVYGPESSGKTTLTLELIASAQREGKTCAFIDAEHALDPIYAQKLGVNIDALLVSQPDTGEQALEICDALARSGAIDVLVVDSVAALTPKAEIEGEMGDSHMGLQARMLSQAMRKLTGNLKQSNCMAIFINQIRMKIGVMFGNPETTTGGNALKFYASVRLDIRRTGAIKDGDEVVGNETRIKVVKNKIAAPFKQAETQIMYGQGFNREGELIDLGVKHKLIEKAGAWYSYNGDKIGQGKANAGKFLRQNPEAAQAIDSKLREMLLTPAKAEDAQETEVE
- the pncC gene encoding nicotinamide-nucleotide amidase; the protein is MSETSLDNLSHRVGQLLKKQGYLMTTAESCTGGGVAQAITEIAGSSAWFDRSFVTYSNEAKMEMLGVEAQSLLRFGAVSEEVATEMALGAVQNSRAQLAVSITGIAGPGGGSEDKPVGTVCFALAVGGGIIQVQRCLFVGDRTQVRNQSVYHSLQLIEKYMKNI